A single genomic interval of Rosistilla ulvae harbors:
- a CDS encoding ExbD/TolR family protein produces MRLPSGHGREPLELKMTPMIDVVFLLLVFFLWTSSFEEPEFLMPSAIADPPLAAGAEATLQPPPASEPFDEIIVRIQWTSGAATLLFNDQPLPSLDALRQRLQAILDVGVLPPVIVDPDPEVPMGDAIRVYDTARSLGFDRVLFAARADTAPPSSN; encoded by the coding sequence ATGCGACTGCCCAGTGGACATGGCCGCGAGCCGTTGGAATTGAAGATGACGCCGATGATCGACGTCGTCTTTCTGTTGCTGGTCTTCTTTCTCTGGACCAGCAGTTTTGAAGAGCCCGAGTTTCTGATGCCCTCGGCGATCGCCGATCCACCTCTCGCCGCCGGCGCGGAAGCGACGCTGCAACCGCCACCAGCCAGCGAACCGTTTGATGAAATCATCGTCCGCATCCAGTGGACAAGTGGTGCGGCGACGCTGTTGTTCAACGATCAACCGCTACCATCCTTGGACGCCCTGCGACAGCGGTTGCAAGCGATCCTCGATGTCGGAGTCCTGCCGCCGGTGATCGTCGATCCCGATCCGGAAGTCCCGATGGGCGACGCGATCCGCGTCTACGACACCGCCCGCAGCCTAGGCTTCGACCGCGTCCTCTTCGCCGCCCGAGCCGACACCGCCCCACCATCCAGCAATTGA
- a CDS encoding metallophosphoesterase: MVLFIHAADIHLDSPMLQLEHYEGAPADEIRRSTRRALTNLIDLAIEKQVDFVLIAGDLYDGDWPDHNTGLFFTSEVARLRAAEIPLYFISGNHDAANKLTKALPLPTNPDGSPVQLSSTKVDSVILEDLGVAIHGRGFRKQAETDNLSEKYPRATRDLLNIGMLHTSLQGAQGHAPYAPCTPQQLADKEYDYWALGHIHIREDRAIEGSCPIVFSGNTQGRSVRETGAKGCVLVELDPIAPPKLEFQPLDVCRWEICEIDATEIDRIDDLIQQCKTRMQAICANNPDRTSIVRVRVVGQTPLYSTLQARLEHWQSVMRQETFDIDEGSIWMERLRVKATAPREAITYDASGPIGELLQTIGSVSADPDAMAAIQSALEPLVAKLPIELVEDGDGVAWNHQDQIRQWLDEAEPLLLNRLATLEADV, encoded by the coding sequence ATGGTTCTGTTTATACATGCCGCAGACATCCACCTCGATAGCCCGATGCTGCAATTGGAGCATTACGAAGGGGCTCCGGCGGATGAAATCCGTCGCAGCACGCGTCGAGCCCTCACCAATCTGATCGACCTGGCGATCGAGAAGCAGGTCGATTTTGTTTTGATCGCCGGCGATCTCTACGACGGCGATTGGCCCGACCACAACACCGGACTCTTCTTCACCTCGGAAGTCGCTCGGCTGCGAGCCGCCGAGATTCCGCTCTACTTCATCAGCGGCAACCACGACGCTGCCAACAAGCTGACCAAAGCCTTGCCGCTGCCGACGAATCCCGACGGCTCGCCGGTCCAGTTGTCGAGCACCAAAGTCGATTCGGTGATTCTGGAGGATCTGGGAGTCGCGATCCACGGCCGCGGCTTCCGCAAACAGGCCGAGACCGACAACCTTTCCGAAAAATATCCGCGAGCCACCCGCGACCTGCTGAACATCGGGATGTTGCACACCAGCCTGCAAGGTGCTCAAGGGCACGCCCCTTACGCTCCCTGCACGCCACAACAATTGGCCGACAAGGAATACGATTATTGGGCGTTGGGACATATCCACATCCGCGAGGACCGCGCGATCGAAGGCTCCTGCCCGATCGTCTTTTCGGGCAACACGCAGGGCCGCAGCGTCCGCGAGACCGGTGCCAAAGGCTGCGTCTTGGTCGAATTGGATCCGATCGCTCCGCCGAAGCTCGAGTTTCAACCGTTGGACGTTTGCCGGTGGGAGATCTGCGAGATCGATGCCACCGAGATCGATCGGATCGACGATCTGATCCAGCAGTGCAAAACGCGGATGCAAGCGATCTGCGCGAACAATCCCGATCGCACATCGATCGTCCGGGTTCGCGTCGTCGGCCAGACGCCTCTCTATTCGACGCTGCAAGCGCGGCTGGAACATTGGCAAAGCGTGATGCGGCAGGAGACCTTTGACATCGACGAAGGCTCGATCTGGATGGAGCGGTTGCGCGTCAAAGCGACAGCGCCGCGGGAAGCGATCACCTACGACGCCAGCGGCCCGATCGGCGAACTGCTGCAGACGATCGGCAGCGTGTCGGCTGATCCCGATGCGATGGCGGCGATCCAGTCGGCGTTGGAACCGCTGGTCGCCAAGCTTCCGATCGAACTGGTCGAAGATGGCGATGGCGTAGCTTGGAATCATCAAGATCAAATCCGCCAGTGGCTCGACGAAGCCGAACCGCTGCTGTTGAACCGCTTGGCAACCTTGGAGGCAGACGTATGA
- a CDS encoding YhaN family protein — translation MRFASLDLIAYGHFQNQRIDLSGGQYGLHVIYGPNEAGKSTTLRAITSLLYGFDNVTSDNFRHQNRDLRVGARIIDHDGEEIRCVRRKGRTGTLYCGDDDNAIDEAVLQKMLRGVDKAAFGDRFGITHQSLVEGGEMMVKGDGDVGQSLFAAGAGLGQLKQIQDAIEDECGKLFKKSGSKSELNRLLGELREKKRQLKESLLPVKTFVNLQQQREEKQVESENYRNAVRETRTEVKRHETLRDAIPLRAEWIQLTEQLAPLADVPMLSPDFSTRQHQASTTWAASQQKMQLVRARIEDQQKKLEALGAPDPLLDQAETIDSLVQAVGGISKAAIERPGLVKRRDMTQAQIVSKLRGIGRNDSDDVWNLQLPHDLRSKIKQLAKQYVALTQRADASAEDLESLQLQVQQVDAAIAAIEQPPSAEALAAALQQAGDAATLVGDHEAAQAALARESRAVATQLRKLTGLECDAQTATALPVPQRETIEKCAGEWESISSRQQQLVEKQAACTDKLEQLTTRLHELHGAGEVPSEQELIAARDQRDQLSASLASTDSAADIRCDREAFESLLAMIEQCDQMSDRLRREAERVSRRATLEAERGSIERAQQRLAEESEQLQSQRQQFADRWNAIWADCSLKPKSPREMLGWLGEHQRLVELYDAQVEAEQAVARHASRIQRVTQQLLAAMPNGSASPASDDLVALVRQAGAAVATTRKQQQEYEERTKQKQQLQQSLPQSQRRNEQIQEELAQWQAQWREVTSRLELDDEAGTDEVDGVVEAYHELVVDQKEFDSFQRRIDGIDTDARAFDAQVRGLGLPIKDASLDASKIVEGWAKDLKQAQKTQTQREQIEQQIAQDQRDLTALEQERIDCQTQLNLLCKEAGCDAPEQLAEVYRNSQQKQQLEHRRQEHYSRLTQMAGTLPVDEFLEKVAAVDPETLDQDIDELHHKLLGLEEDHTASCQELGQLDQQRKAMDGGASAADLQQEIHELLSRIDRHAVQYARLRVAETLLNRAVTNYRDRNQAPILKIASDYFRRLTLDSYSELRADNNDKGDPVLLGVRAATGQSVDLRGMSQGTADQLYLALRLASLKHSFASSDPIPLVVDDILIQCDLQRSRAAFELLAELSNDTQVIFFTHNEALLETARECVDANQLFVQTLTRDSVEPTAEVKSPTKAEPKRKSPTKAKSKSKPKPESKPKPEPVDEPDDVEDDLFQLKS, via the coding sequence ATGAGATTCGCATCATTGGACCTAATCGCTTACGGACACTTCCAGAACCAACGCATCGACCTCTCCGGCGGTCAATACGGATTGCACGTCATCTACGGCCCCAACGAAGCGGGCAAGTCGACGACGCTGCGTGCGATCACGTCGTTGCTGTACGGTTTCGACAACGTCACCAGCGACAACTTCCGGCACCAGAACCGCGATCTCCGCGTGGGTGCACGGATCATCGATCACGACGGGGAAGAGATCCGTTGTGTGCGTCGCAAAGGACGCACCGGTACACTCTATTGTGGTGACGACGACAACGCGATCGATGAAGCCGTGCTGCAGAAGATGTTGCGTGGCGTCGACAAAGCCGCTTTTGGCGACCGATTTGGCATCACCCATCAATCGCTTGTCGAAGGTGGCGAGATGATGGTCAAAGGGGACGGCGATGTCGGGCAAAGCTTGTTCGCCGCCGGTGCCGGACTGGGGCAACTGAAACAGATCCAAGATGCGATCGAAGACGAATGTGGCAAGCTGTTCAAAAAATCGGGTTCCAAGTCGGAACTGAACCGTTTGCTGGGCGAGCTGCGTGAAAAGAAACGTCAGCTGAAAGAGAGCCTGTTGCCGGTCAAAACGTTTGTGAACCTGCAGCAACAGCGCGAAGAGAAGCAGGTCGAATCGGAGAACTATCGCAACGCGGTCCGCGAAACCCGCACCGAGGTCAAGCGACACGAGACGCTTCGCGACGCGATCCCGTTGCGCGCCGAGTGGATCCAATTGACCGAGCAGCTTGCGCCGTTGGCCGACGTGCCGATGTTGAGTCCCGACTTTTCGACGCGGCAACACCAAGCGAGTACGACTTGGGCGGCGAGTCAGCAGAAGATGCAACTGGTTCGCGCTCGGATCGAGGATCAACAGAAAAAGTTGGAGGCATTGGGAGCCCCCGATCCGCTGTTGGATCAAGCCGAAACGATCGATTCGCTGGTCCAAGCGGTTGGTGGGATCAGTAAAGCGGCCATCGAACGGCCCGGACTCGTCAAGCGTCGCGACATGACCCAGGCTCAAATCGTGAGCAAGCTGCGCGGGATCGGCCGCAACGATTCGGACGACGTCTGGAATCTGCAGCTGCCTCACGACCTACGCTCCAAGATCAAACAGCTGGCGAAGCAATACGTCGCACTCACCCAGCGAGCCGACGCGTCGGCGGAGGACCTGGAATCGCTGCAGTTGCAGGTGCAGCAGGTCGATGCCGCGATCGCGGCGATCGAGCAACCGCCATCGGCCGAAGCGTTAGCCGCGGCGCTACAACAGGCTGGCGATGCGGCGACGTTGGTCGGCGATCACGAAGCCGCACAAGCAGCGTTGGCGCGTGAAAGCCGCGCCGTGGCGACACAGCTGCGAAAGCTGACCGGTCTGGAATGTGACGCGCAGACGGCAACGGCACTCCCTGTTCCTCAGCGTGAGACGATCGAAAAGTGTGCTGGGGAGTGGGAATCAATCAGCAGCCGCCAACAGCAACTTGTCGAGAAACAGGCCGCGTGTACCGACAAACTGGAACAATTGACGACGCGGTTGCACGAACTGCACGGCGCCGGCGAAGTCCCTAGCGAACAGGAACTGATCGCCGCTCGTGATCAACGGGACCAATTGTCGGCATCGCTCGCATCGACCGATTCGGCGGCAGACATCCGTTGCGATCGCGAAGCGTTTGAATCGTTGCTGGCGATGATCGAACAGTGCGATCAGATGAGCGACCGCTTGCGTCGCGAGGCAGAACGCGTTTCCCGACGTGCGACGTTGGAGGCGGAACGCGGGTCGATCGAGCGTGCACAACAGCGTTTGGCGGAGGAGAGCGAACAACTGCAATCGCAGCGACAACAGTTCGCCGATCGCTGGAACGCGATCTGGGCCGATTGCAGCCTTAAACCCAAATCACCGCGAGAAATGCTCGGCTGGTTGGGCGAACATCAACGTTTGGTCGAACTGTACGATGCCCAAGTCGAAGCCGAACAAGCGGTCGCGCGGCACGCCTCGCGGATCCAGCGTGTGACGCAGCAGTTGTTGGCCGCGATGCCAAACGGTTCGGCATCGCCAGCGTCAGACGATCTAGTCGCCTTGGTCCGCCAAGCCGGAGCCGCGGTGGCGACGACGCGTAAGCAGCAACAGGAGTACGAGGAGCGTACGAAGCAAAAGCAACAGCTGCAACAATCGCTGCCGCAGTCGCAACGACGCAACGAACAAATTCAAGAGGAATTGGCTCAGTGGCAGGCTCAATGGCGTGAGGTCACGTCGCGGTTGGAGCTTGATGACGAAGCGGGAACCGACGAGGTCGACGGTGTCGTGGAAGCCTACCACGAGCTGGTCGTCGACCAAAAAGAGTTCGACAGTTTCCAACGGCGGATCGACGGGATCGATACCGATGCCCGCGCGTTTGACGCTCAGGTCCGCGGCCTCGGTCTGCCGATAAAAGATGCTTCACTCGACGCGTCGAAGATCGTCGAAGGCTGGGCGAAAGATCTGAAACAAGCTCAAAAGACACAGACCCAGCGCGAACAGATCGAACAACAGATCGCTCAAGATCAACGTGATCTGACCGCGTTGGAACAGGAACGAATCGATTGCCAAACGCAATTGAATCTGCTGTGCAAAGAAGCCGGCTGCGATGCTCCCGAACAACTGGCGGAGGTCTATCGCAACAGCCAGCAGAAACAACAACTCGAACACCGACGCCAAGAGCACTACAGTCGGCTGACGCAAATGGCGGGAACCCTTCCGGTCGACGAGTTCCTTGAAAAAGTGGCGGCCGTCGATCCCGAGACGCTTGATCAGGACATCGACGAACTGCACCACAAGCTGCTGGGACTGGAGGAGGATCACACGGCGTCCTGCCAGGAATTGGGGCAGCTGGATCAACAGCGAAAGGCGATGGACGGCGGTGCCAGCGCGGCCGATCTGCAGCAGGAGATCCACGAACTGCTCAGCCGCATCGACCGACATGCGGTCCAATATGCTCGGTTGCGAGTCGCCGAAACGCTGCTCAATCGCGCCGTCACCAACTACCGCGATCGAAACCAGGCTCCGATCTTGAAGATCGCCAGCGACTATTTCCGCCGACTGACGCTCGATTCGTACAGCGAACTACGAGCCGACAACAACGACAAAGGTGATCCGGTTCTGTTGGGCGTCCGCGCCGCGACTGGCCAATCGGTCGACCTGCGTGGCATGAGCCAAGGGACAGCCGATCAATTGTACCTGGCACTGCGGTTGGCCAGCTTGAAACACAGCTTCGCCAGCAGCGATCCGATCCCATTGGTCGTCGACGACATCTTGATCCAGTGCGATCTGCAACGCAGCCGCGCCGCGTTTGAACTGTTGGCGGAATTATCGAACGACACTCAAGTGATCTTCTTCACGCACAATGAAGCGTTGTTGGAAACCGCTCGCGAGTGTGTCGATGCCAACCAATTGTTCGTGCAAACGTTGACTCGCGATTCGGTGGAACCGACGGCCGAGGTGAAGTCGCCGACGAAGGCCGAGCCAAAACGGAAATCGCCGACGAAGGCAAAATCGAAATCAAAGCCGAAACCAGAATCGAAGCCGAAACCAGAACCAGTCGATGAGCCCGATGACGTCGAAGACGATCTGTTTCAACTGAAGTCGTGA
- the nadC gene encoding carboxylating nicotinate-nucleotide diphosphorylase, translated as MDLTAAQRLPGMAVEYQQIRVDAPLEDDFRQLIRLAVREDFDRQIDWTTVSLVPEDRIGKCQVAVREAGIAAGLVTLPWIIDEMNLELRIETLVEDGDRVAAGQIVAQIEGSARDILSSERIVLNTLCRMFGIATFTDRFVQQISGTKARLYDTRKTTLGWRRMDKYAVRCGGGTNHRLGLFDAFLIKDNHLALAGPGEAIPPSEAVAKAKSWAGGESAGMKAPQIVEVEVDTLEQFQDVLPAGPDIILLDNFSLDDLRQAVAIRNEKSPQIELEASGNVKLETIREIAETGVDRISSGALTHAARWLDLGLDWTHDFS; from the coding sequence ATGGATCTCACCGCAGCGCAAAGGTTACCCGGAATGGCCGTCGAATACCAACAAATCCGCGTCGATGCTCCCTTGGAAGACGATTTCCGACAGCTGATTCGATTGGCGGTTCGCGAAGACTTCGATCGCCAGATCGATTGGACCACGGTTTCGTTGGTCCCCGAAGATCGGATCGGCAAGTGCCAGGTGGCGGTCCGCGAAGCGGGGATCGCCGCCGGATTGGTGACTCTTCCTTGGATCATCGACGAGATGAATTTGGAGCTGCGGATCGAGACGCTTGTCGAAGATGGGGATCGCGTCGCCGCGGGGCAGATCGTGGCGCAGATCGAAGGATCGGCTCGGGACATCTTGTCGAGCGAGCGGATCGTACTGAACACGCTGTGCCGGATGTTCGGGATCGCGACGTTCACCGATCGGTTTGTGCAGCAGATCTCGGGGACGAAAGCTCGACTGTACGACACCCGCAAAACGACGCTCGGTTGGCGGCGGATGGACAAATACGCGGTCCGATGTGGTGGCGGCACAAACCATCGGCTGGGATTGTTTGACGCGTTTCTGATCAAAGACAATCACTTGGCGTTGGCCGGTCCCGGCGAAGCGATTCCGCCGAGCGAAGCGGTTGCGAAGGCCAAGTCGTGGGCTGGCGGCGAATCGGCGGGGATGAAGGCTCCGCAGATCGTTGAAGTCGAAGTCGATACGCTAGAACAGTTCCAAGACGTGTTGCCCGCAGGTCCCGACATCATCTTGTTGGATAACTTTTCTTTGGACGATCTGCGGCAAGCGGTCGCGATCCGCAACGAAAAGAGTCCGCAGATCGAATTGGAAGCGTCGGGGAATGTGAAGCTGGAGACGATTCGAGAGATCGCCGAAACGGGGGTCGACCGGATCAGCAGCGGAGCGCTCACGCACGCCGCTCGCTGGTTGGACCTTGGCCTCGACTGGACTCACGACTTCAGTTGA
- a CDS encoding ComEA family DNA-binding protein, translating to MDDGPIEKESAMMLRSLPLQIGLLAVLGVLFIISLRTPTEYPIDPQPPPIHLPVWIDPNTADAMELSMMPSIGPQTADRIIADREANGPYRSLSDLDRVPGIGPKTLQRLAPFIHIK from the coding sequence GTGGACGACGGACCGATCGAAAAGGAGTCTGCGATGATGCTGCGGTCGCTGCCGCTGCAGATCGGTCTGCTCGCAGTCCTAGGCGTCCTGTTCATCATCAGTCTCCGCACGCCAACCGAATATCCGATCGATCCCCAGCCACCGCCGATCCATCTGCCGGTTTGGATCGATCCGAACACCGCCGACGCGATGGAGTTGTCGATGATGCCATCGATCGGCCCGCAGACGGCTGACAGGATCATCGCCGATCGCGAAGCTAACGGTCCCTATCGCAGCCTCAGCGATCTCGACCGCGTCCCCGGCATCGGCCCAAAAACGCTGCAGCGCTTGGCCCCGTTCATTCATATTAAGTAG
- a CDS encoding DUF7133 domain-containing protein, with translation MLSIFSGSVSVLGQPTPPSVDAQRERFRLPPGFEIQLVVSDPEIGQPMNLNFDARGRLWVTHSVEYPYPAAGEGVQPDRGKFAGGGDHPPRDRLSIVEIGPTGNASQVTHFVDGLNIPIGQTPLKDGSEGLVYGIPSIFHVADRDGDGRSDTQTALYSTFGNIDVHGNANAFTRWIDGWIYGCHGFSNHSEITDAAGRTVVMDSGNTYRFRSDGSHFQQFTWGQVNPFGITMDPWGNIFDSDCHSKPVYQLLRGATYPHFGNPEPAIGFGPSMIDHAHGSTGICGPASYSADHFPDEFRDNLFICNPVTGRVHRDKLRRVGSTLLCDTQPDFITTDDPWFRPVDAIVGPDGALYIADFCNLVIGHYEAPLDDPDRDRTHGRIWRVVWNGEPSAPPQSVDLTKLSTADLIVRLADPNLQVRTLATNYLIDSRANEVLDPLRATLASESDPFTRAHALWILERLGAMDSEAVERFANDSAPLVRVHLLKMLAERENLLESERQLAVVGLRDRDAFVRRAAADALGQHPTSANIAPLLNAWDAAPAEDSHLIHVLRLALQRHLETGDLPQAPGTASFSIQKLTAEQQRRLLEIASVSGGDHAAEIVFELADPREIDPAIFVRSAVLITRTASVASQLRLVELAPQWFANDPDQQLSLLSAIFDGATQRGGEFAELKRQLRQWLQRLAPARLQTLQAGGSDWSRQPVPGLEASESPWGIRHRGSTDGNSDAKFWDSIAHGEHVTGVLRSPSFPLPETLSFWLCGHNGHPKKESCDANHIRLVLVDSGKTIAQQAPPRSDSAQRYTWAIDPHWIGQQALIEIVDADQGNAYAWIAAGRFEPPVVQVADEPQESRLIELIGALNLSQFADTIDLLISDRRQSLDVRQQAIRTSIRMGRTEQSFAIVGELLVDPSQPPTLRMQAAAALAGFDSDASRDRLVAAIAQSPASLQREIASGLARTTVGIDRLFAAITAGNASARLLQEPAIVDPLHRNANEKQRQQIDELTQGLPPANEKLAEQLAHHRVLAHRRPSAGAAVAGRIVFDKNCAACHRIGSSGQLVGPQLDGVGNRGADRLLEDILDPNRNVDVAFRSLTVVTVDGTVVNGLLRRQEGETIVLADSTGREITLSTDDIEDQRKSTVSVMPGNFAESLAEQEIQNLLAFLLEQRAKKESPAGPAASP, from the coding sequence ATGCTGTCGATTTTTAGCGGTTCGGTCTCCGTCTTGGGCCAGCCAACGCCGCCATCGGTAGACGCGCAGCGAGAGCGGTTTCGATTGCCACCAGGGTTTGAGATCCAGTTGGTGGTCAGCGATCCGGAGATCGGCCAACCGATGAATCTGAATTTCGATGCCCGCGGGCGTTTGTGGGTGACGCATTCGGTGGAGTATCCCTATCCGGCGGCGGGCGAAGGAGTGCAGCCCGATCGCGGCAAGTTCGCTGGCGGCGGCGACCATCCGCCACGCGATCGATTGTCGATAGTGGAGATCGGACCGACCGGCAATGCGTCGCAGGTGACGCATTTTGTCGACGGGCTGAATATCCCGATCGGACAGACGCCTTTAAAGGATGGCAGCGAGGGACTGGTCTACGGAATCCCATCGATCTTCCACGTTGCCGATCGCGACGGAGATGGGCGATCCGACACGCAAACCGCTCTCTATTCGACGTTTGGCAACATCGACGTCCACGGAAACGCCAACGCCTTCACCCGCTGGATCGACGGTTGGATCTATGGCTGCCACGGCTTCTCCAATCACAGCGAAATCACCGACGCGGCGGGGCGGACCGTCGTGATGGACTCGGGCAATACCTACCGCTTCCGCAGCGATGGATCGCACTTTCAGCAATTTACGTGGGGGCAAGTCAATCCGTTTGGGATTACCATGGACCCGTGGGGCAACATCTTCGATTCCGACTGCCATTCCAAACCGGTTTACCAGTTGCTGCGCGGCGCGACCTATCCTCACTTTGGCAATCCCGAACCGGCGATTGGGTTTGGGCCTTCGATGATCGATCACGCCCACGGTTCGACAGGCATCTGCGGCCCGGCTTCTTATTCGGCCGACCACTTTCCCGACGAGTTCCGCGACAATCTGTTTATCTGCAATCCGGTCACCGGTCGGGTGCATCGAGACAAACTGCGACGCGTCGGTTCGACGTTGTTGTGCGATACCCAGCCCGACTTCATCACGACCGATGATCCTTGGTTTCGCCCTGTCGATGCGATCGTGGGCCCCGACGGTGCTCTCTATATCGCCGATTTTTGCAACCTTGTGATCGGTCACTACGAGGCGCCGTTGGATGATCCCGATCGAGACCGCACGCATGGCCGAATTTGGCGCGTCGTTTGGAACGGGGAACCGTCGGCACCTCCGCAGTCGGTCGATCTGACAAAACTATCGACTGCTGACTTGATTGTCCGCCTCGCCGATCCGAATTTGCAGGTTCGCACGCTGGCGACAAACTATTTGATCGATTCACGAGCCAATGAAGTGCTCGATCCGCTGCGTGCGACGCTCGCTTCCGAGAGCGATCCCTTCACCCGCGCCCATGCCCTATGGATCTTGGAACGTTTGGGTGCGATGGACTCCGAAGCGGTGGAACGCTTCGCAAACGATTCCGCCCCGTTGGTTCGAGTCCATCTGTTGAAGATGCTTGCCGAACGCGAGAACCTTCTCGAATCGGAACGTCAACTTGCGGTGGTAGGGCTGCGCGATCGCGACGCGTTTGTCCGTCGAGCCGCCGCCGATGCGTTGGGACAACACCCGACGTCTGCCAACATCGCCCCATTGTTAAACGCTTGGGACGCAGCGCCAGCGGAGGATTCGCATTTGATCCATGTGCTGCGATTGGCCCTGCAGCGACATTTGGAAACGGGTGATCTTCCTCAAGCCCCGGGCACCGCTTCGTTTTCGATTCAGAAGTTGACTGCCGAACAGCAGCGGCGGTTGTTGGAGATCGCTTCGGTCAGTGGCGGAGACCACGCGGCGGAAATCGTGTTCGAACTTGCCGATCCTCGAGAGATCGATCCCGCGATCTTTGTTCGATCGGCGGTACTGATCACTCGGACTGCGTCGGTCGCATCCCAATTGAGGCTCGTTGAACTGGCACCGCAGTGGTTTGCAAACGATCCCGACCAACAGCTGTCTCTCTTGTCAGCGATCTTCGACGGTGCGACGCAGCGCGGCGGAGAGTTTGCTGAACTGAAGCGACAACTGCGACAATGGCTCCAGCGACTGGCACCTGCCCGATTGCAAACGCTGCAAGCGGGAGGTTCCGATTGGTCGCGGCAACCGGTTCCGGGGCTCGAAGCGTCCGAGTCACCCTGGGGCATTCGTCATCGCGGGTCGACCGACGGTAACAGCGATGCAAAGTTCTGGGATAGCATCGCGCATGGGGAACACGTGACGGGAGTGTTGCGCAGTCCAAGCTTTCCGCTGCCTGAAACGCTTTCCTTTTGGTTGTGTGGCCACAACGGCCATCCGAAAAAAGAGTCCTGTGATGCCAACCACATTCGGTTGGTGCTGGTCGATTCGGGAAAAACGATCGCACAACAAGCGCCTCCTCGCAGCGATTCGGCTCAGCGATACACATGGGCGATCGATCCCCATTGGATCGGCCAGCAAGCGTTGATCGAAATCGTAGATGCCGATCAGGGGAACGCCTACGCATGGATTGCCGCGGGGCGATTTGAACCGCCCGTGGTTCAGGTGGCGGACGAACCGCAGGAGTCGCGGCTGATCGAGCTGATCGGTGCACTGAACCTTTCGCAATTCGCCGATACGATCGATTTGTTGATCTCCGATCGGCGGCAGTCGCTCGATGTTCGGCAGCAAGCGATCCGCACCAGCATCCGAATGGGACGCACCGAGCAATCGTTTGCGATCGTCGGCGAACTGCTGGTCGATCCATCGCAACCGCCCACGCTGCGAATGCAAGCCGCCGCAGCGCTCGCGGGCTTTGATTCGGATGCCAGTCGCGATCGACTGGTCGCGGCGATCGCTCAGTCACCCGCGTCGCTGCAACGCGAGATCGCATCGGGGTTGGCGAGAACCACCGTCGGGATCGATCGCTTGTTCGCTGCGATCACCGCCGGAAACGCTTCGGCCCGATTGCTGCAAGAACCGGCGATTGTCGACCCGCTGCATCGCAACGCAAACGAAAAGCAGCGACAGCAGATCGATGAGCTAACCCAAGGCTTGCCGCCAGCCAATGAAAAGCTCGCCGAACAACTGGCGCATCACCGGGTGTTGGCACACCGTCGGCCGAGCGCTGGGGCCGCGGTCGCGGGACGGATCGTATTCGACAAGAACTGCGCCGCCTGCCACCGGATCGGAAGCTCTGGCCAATTGGTCGGCCCGCAGTTGGACGGTGTCGGCAATCGTGGAGCCGATCGGTTGTTGGAAGACATCCTCGATCCCAACCGCAACGTCGACGTCGCCTTTCGCAGCCTGACGGTGGTCACGGTCGATGGGACCGTCGTCAATGGCCTGCTGCGTCGCCAAGAGGGAGAAACGATCGTGCTAGCCGATTCGACGGGACGCGAGATCACGCTGTCGACTGACGATATCGAGGACCAACGAAAATCAACGGTCTCGGTGATGCCCGGTAACTTTGCCGAATCGTTAGCGGAGCAGGAGATTCAAAATCTACTGGCGTTTCTGCTGGAACAGCGCGCTAAAAAGGAATCGCCAGCAGGTCCGGCCGCCAGCCCCTAA
- a CDS encoding AP2 domain-containing protein — protein sequence MKKRMNLTRMDHEGCRGWWVRIQRGDQHVSKLFSDGIYGSNRKAEIAATKFRDEQLKELPARVFKGSKGPRLNAAGYYLRTRVRRGKDEQAWVAIWTEDGRQLEKSFSINQHGNAAAKKLAKAYRQEMVEKLISGGGETTATTKAPAKKKAAVKKAPVKKAATKKAAVKKKSVKKAPVKKTAKKAAVKKSTKKAPVKKKAAVKKTPAKKAPVKKAAVKKKTVKKAPVKKVAKKAAVKKVAKKAAVKKKATKKRR from the coding sequence GTGAAAAAACGAATGAACCTCACGCGGATGGACCACGAAGGATGCCGCGGTTGGTGGGTCCGAATCCAACGCGGTGACCAACATGTCAGCAAATTGTTCTCCGATGGCATCTACGGCAGCAACCGAAAAGCGGAGATTGCAGCAACAAAGTTTCGCGATGAACAACTAAAAGAATTGCCCGCCCGTGTATTCAAAGGGAGCAAGGGTCCACGTTTGAACGCCGCCGGTTATTATCTGCGGACTCGCGTGCGTCGCGGCAAAGACGAACAAGCATGGGTAGCGATCTGGACCGAAGACGGTCGCCAGTTGGAGAAGTCGTTCAGCATCAATCAACATGGCAACGCCGCAGCCAAGAAATTGGCCAAAGCCTACCGCCAAGAGATGGTCGAGAAATTGATCAGCGGCGGCGGCGAAACCACGGCGACGACGAAGGCTCCCGCCAAGAAGAAGGCCGCTGTGAAGAAGGCCCCCGTCAAGAAAGCAGCGACGAAAAAGGCCGCCGTCAAGAAGAAGTCGGTGAAGAAGGCTCCCGTCAAGAAAACTGCGAAGAAGGCAGCGGTCAAGAAGTCGACGAAAAAGGCGCCCGTTAAAAAGAAGGCCGCCGTCAAGAAAACGCCCGCCAAAAAGGCTCCCGTCAAAAAAGCGGCTGTTAAAAAGAAGACCGTCAAAAAGGCTCCCGTCAAAAAGGTCGCCAAGAAAGCGGCCGTAAAGAAGGTGGCCAAGAAGGCAGCGGTTAAAAAGAAAGCGACCAAGAAGCGTCGCTAG